One Dermacentor albipictus isolate Rhodes 1998 colony chromosome 10, USDA_Dalb.pri_finalv2, whole genome shotgun sequence genomic window, GCAGGAGACGCAAGAAGGAGCTTAAGTGCGTGTTCACATGACGGTGAATGTGCTTTCGCGGGTGGGACGCACGCCATTTCGCTCCTTGGCGAATCGGCGCAGCGCCCGACAAAGCGAACCTGCGCGGGGTCGTAGATCTCGACCGAGGCGAGGAAGCGGTCGAACTCGTCCTGGCCCGCGACGGCGTACAGCTTGTGGCCCATGGCGACCGTGGCGTGGTTGCAGCGCGCGTGGTTCATGTCGGCCACGCGCTCCCACCGGCCGGCGCCGCTCTCCTCGAGCGGCATCCGGAAGCAGGTGCGCGTCGCGTACTTGATGGCCAGGTGCGTGTTGCGCATGTCGAAGCCGCCCACCAGGTAGACGCAGCCGTCCAGGTAGGCGGCCGTGTGGTTGTGGCGCGGCTGGGGCAGCCGGCCGCAGCGCGTCAGCTCGCGCTTGAGCGGGTGGTAGCGCAGCATGGCGCAGCCCGTGGCCAGCTCGTGGCTCTTGGCCGGCTCCACGCCGCCCAGCAGGAGCACGACGGCGCAGTCCGGGTCCTGCAGCGCGCCGGCGTGCCACGGCAGCGTCCGCGACGGGTACGAGTCCCACGTGACGCCCGGCACGGACCGCGAGCCCGGGTGGCGCACCAGGAAGTGCTGGTACGGGTCGTCTTCGTCCAGCACCGCCTCGAGCTCGACCAGGGGCCGGACTCGGGCGTGGACGCGCTTGTAGTGGCGCAGTGCCAGGAACCGGCGCACCCAGGCCTGGCACCGCGTGACCTACAATCgcgatgagtgagtgagtgagtgagtgagtgagtgagtgagtgagtgagtgagtgagtgagtgagtgagtgagtgagtgagtgagtgagtgagtgagtgagtgagtgagtgagtgagtgagtgagtgagtgagtgagtgagtgagtgagtgagtgagtgagtgagtgagtgagtgagtgagtgagtgagtgagtgagtgagtgagttaatGAATGAATTGGTCTCCGAACTTGGCCTAATGAATGAACTTGGCCTCCGTAGGGATGTACGTAGGAGATAAGGGTAAGATTGACCGACTTTCGCGTCCTAAAGCAGTACAGCGAGTATGATAGGCGCCGCATAGTGGAGAACTTCGCATTTGTTTTGACAACTCGGGTTTCTATAACGTGCCCCGAAAATGACCGCTACAAGAGCATTTCCGCTTTCTGCCGCCGTAtaggaatgcggccgccgaagtGGGGAACCGCTGCGTCATGCTCAGTGGTGGAACCCCATATATCCACTGAACCAGAGCACTGAAACCACGCTGCATAGTAAGTGTTTGGCTGAGAGAGGACCGAGTACgtgtaaaaattaaattaaaactGAAATGTAAGTTTAAGGTTTCAAGCCGTCGTGGCTGGCATCCCGATTAACATAGatcacatggggttctttaacgtaaaGCTAAATCTAAATGCGCGaccgttttttgcatttcgtcaacgtcgaaatgtggccgggaatcgatccgCGACCTCATGCGCAGCAGGCAGAACGTCGCCGAGCCACCAAGGTTGTCGGAGTACCCATAAGAGCTACGATCATGGTCACTGACGTCTGTAACGACGGTCCCGAAGAACAGTTGCGTGTAGGACTTGGTATATTGGGTTATAACGCATGCTATGGGACATCGTGGAACACAGGGAGGGCGGAGGACAAGCGACTGATTTCACTGCGCAGTAAAACGACGTAACTGGTGGCGTTAATTGCACTCTGGCTTTTGTGTGCCACGCTTTTCGCAGTGTTTATTATTAAGGGGAACGAGTGAGGTGCGCTGTCCGCGTATAGTAAGGACGAACCAGGGCTGCACCAGCAAAGAAAATGAAGCAGCGGAAGTTGGTGAGAGGAAGCGAGATACTTCTGGAAGTTCAGAAATTCTTCTATTCTGAAAGGAGATTGGTTGGCGATACACGGCAATGGACGAGAGGAAGAACTTCATGTCGAAAGGCCGCTGAACGGAAGGGTTTACTGCTATGTAGGGGGCCGCAGGCAGAAACCCCAATCAAAACTAGCAGCGACACACAAAAATAAATCACCCCTCCTGGAAAACCCACAGATGGCGGGACAGCGGTAGATGTAGACGCACCAAATCTTGTGCGAATCATATAGGGCGCAGATTTTTGgcgggaagaagaaaaaagaaacgttgcaaCGTGGTTTAATTAACAAGCCAGAACGTTGCACGATACACAGGCAGGTCTGTTGATCAAGCGTCGGGCACCGAGCGCGCGACCTCTGTTCTCGAGCGAGGCGTTGACGACGCTCCTGAAGCACACGCCTGTACCCTTCGCTATAACGTATTCGACGCTTGCTCGTTTCTGTGCATGCTCCTTATTAAATACAAAAGGGCCTCAAAGACACTGATAGGCCAGTTGGTGAGCCAcatgatattgaagcagcgcacttacatCAGACACGTACACTGAACGTACACCTGAACCTGAACGCACACCTGAACTTGAGCACGTTGGTGCCGCTTCATGACGGAGGAAACGCGTGACAGGGGACGAGAAAGTGGCGCATTAAAGTGGTGCATATAATTTCACCGCTATCAGGCGCACCTACTAGTTGCTGTAATACGCGGCGACCACAGCTAATTTCCGCTCCTCCTTGAACTTCAGCAGGGCTTCACAATCACGTGTAGCGAAATCACGATGTCGAAGGGCAAactaaagttaaaaaagaaagacgcacaTCGCGTACAGCTGGCGGCTCGTCGTACCAGATCAAGCTGCGCCTCGTAAGGCGTCAGGTCGACCTGCATGTCCTGCGAGGCGTCGCGacgcactttggtcgacagcgaCTCGCTCGAGTCCACCCACGTGGGCACGAACTCGGCGTAGGCCGTCTCCGCCGCGCCCATCTCGGAGTCCAGCCGCGGAAGCACCGAGCGCAGCGGCCAGCCGCGGTGGCGTCGGTACGTGTCCTGGATGCAAGTGGCCGCGTCGTGCCTCAGCGCCTGGTTCTCGCGCGTGTACGAGCACTTCTCGAAGTTCTTGACCACTCCGTTCGCGTCCCAGTCGATGGCCGGCCCGTCCTCGGCCAGGTACGTGCGGGGCCGCGACCTGCGCGTTCGGCGGTGCTGAACAACTACGGCACTCTTCGCGGGCGACAACCGTCACACTGTGCAACTGGGACCGAAGGTCTTTGAGTACGTCCTTTAGAGCAATATCTTTGCATCCCGAAGGCTGTGTACCGCGAACAAGCTCAATTTCTTCGCGGTTCAGGCGTGTATATCGCCCGAAATGAATGAGTTGTTCAGACTGAAattgttgtgttgttgttgttcagaACTGTTGTTGTTCAGACTGCAATTCCGCACTCAATTAAACATTTCAGACAGTGCTTGTAGCTCCATCTCGGCAGCCGTGGTCCGGAAGCTTTTACGCCAGCCTCATGCCTCAGGAGATGTTCATGCGTGTGTCTGTAACCCCTTGAAAAACACTCGTCGATAATGGCTTCTCCACAATAAGAGAGCTAGCGCAGAGAAGCCCGCTTGGCAGGATCCTTTCTCCGCTATGATACCGTACTTATTTGTTCGTAAGCGCAAACGCTGGCATGGAAACGATACGCCTAGCTATCGACAAAATCGCTGCATGGCTTAGCTGGCGACTGTGCGCGGTGAAGACAGCGCGAACGTCAACGATGCAGGAACAAGACACAAACAAGAGCTCACTCTGAGTTAATTTTGTTTTTCAGTCAAGTCCCCCATAGAAGCTGCAAAAGCATGAAAGAGCCTAGTGCTGTCACGAAGAATCAGTTAACACGTCGTATCGAATAACTGGCCGATGCACCTATCGACCGACGCAGTTTTACGGCACAAAGTAACACCTGGGTTGCGAGACACGCTATAGCAAAGGGCTCAGAATTATGACGAGGCTGGTTTATCTAAAATGAAAGTGATGTGTGAGAAGAGCGCTGCAACAATATCCTTCGTTCTACATGTGCTTCTGTGCACTctctgtttcggcaatatttgcTCGCACGTGCGCAATGTGGAACCGGGACAACCATCCTAATTCTGTTCAGGTAGTTAAGTGTATAAGTTACGCGTATCTGTATTCTGCATCATTTATCTGTATCTATACCTACCTGTATCTGTAGTTGAGTGTACCTGTATTTTGCATCCGTTGTTTATACGTTATCTGTGCCTATATGTATCTGTATCTGCAGTTAGGTGAATAAGTTAAGCGTGTTTGGATTCCGCGTCCGTTACCTACATCTGTATATATATGTAGTTAATTGCATCTGTTATTTATCGGTTATCTGTATCTACACGCAACTTTAGTTAGGTGCATACAGGTGTACCTGCATCCAGTCGGCGCATCTGTTACGCGTGCACACGCCATATCCGCGTAGGGAAAAGCCAAGGCGACGCACCTGTACTCGTGGGCCAGGTCGTCGcggttgcgctgggccgccaggTGCGTGAAGATGGCCTTGACGATGCTCAGCTTGACGGTCGCGTTGACGGCCGCGCTGGGGCAGACGGGCGGCAGGAAGCAGCGCATCAGCGTCGCCTCGTCCATCAGCGGGAAGCGCACGCACTCGAGCACCTGCTCCTCGAGGCCCCGGCGCCGCTCGTACTCGTGGTCGAGCCACGCGAGCGCCGCCATGTACACGTTGAGCTCGTTGCGCGTGCCCAGCACGTCGGAGCGGAGGATGGTGCACAGCTCGGCCGCCGTCAGGTCCAGGAACTCGCGGCAGCGCATCACGTTGTCGAAGTGCTCCACGAGGAACTGGAACGCCACCTGTCGGGACGCGTATACACTTCGTTCAGAGAGCGCTAACAGCGGCtgaatatatatatgggcatACGCAGGTATTGAGAGTGCGCGCCTTTTAACGCGATCGCgtcaagggccccgtgtcgcagaaaatccggtgtcggcatcGGCGCCGACGATGGCgtcccgtgagcgaaaattgccgtatatatttaggtatgtgtatatgccacgccttgctgtatgaaatgcggtatatgcgggttatattgccacaccattataTCACCAAGGTTGCTCAGGCTtagtcttacattcttgacaaagttgttCCTCGGAATTTTGTTAATGACAGCCCACAAAGGCTATTAAACAACAACATCGACAGCGCATGGCTTGTATGTTAAAGTCCGTAACAATAATGAAAACCtgaaaatgtcttttttttctttttttttgcggctgAGGATCAGCCGACGCATGCGTTTTTACCAGAAttctcgccttcgtgcatagcgttcgccgccagcgtttcccggtaaacattacggttgcatatgctgcagttattatatatatatacatatatatatatatatacatatatatatatatatacatacatatacatatatacacatatacacatatacacatatatacacatatacacatatatacacatatacacatatatacacatatacacatatatacacacatatatacacacatatatacacacacatatatatatatatatatatatatatatatatatatatatacatatatatatacacacatatatatatacatatacatacatatacacacatatatatatacatatacatacatatacatatatatatatatatacatacatatacatatatatatatatatatatacatacatatacatatatatatatatatatacatacatatacatatatatatatatatatacatacatatacatatatatatatatatatatacatacatatacatatatatatatatatatacatacatatacatatatatacatacatatacatatatatatgtatatgtatatatatatatatgtatatatatacatatatatatacacacatatatatatacatatacacacatatacatacatatacatacatacatatacatacatacatacatacatacatatatatatatatatatatatatatatatatatatatatatacgccagcGCGCGTCACCCCCGGTAACATAGCGAGCACTGACATGTCTAGTAAACGTACTGGCAGGCCTGCAGAACTGTTTCTGAAGAGGCTCTGCTGAATTAAGCCATCCCCCTTGCGCGCCCTGCGTAAGAGACGGAGCATACTACGCGTCCCTTAATTATACACCCCCGAACAATTGCTTTATTGGGTGCCTGTGTCGTCCACTTCGCTTTCTCTCTTCGCTGCTTGCACCAAAATGTTAGCAcgcgaaccaactagcccaactttgtGCGCTAAGGTACACATTTGTCGAGTCCGATTTTCTTAAAAGCCACGAACATGACAGCCATTGCTTGTCATTTCGCTTTGGTATGCAGGGTATAGCACCCGACGAGCCGAGCGGTCCTCACGCACaatggcgtagcaacaggggggtgggggggggggggggcgtgggccccgggtgcaaggggccagtgggggggtgtcatatacgtctgacgacacccggaaattgtcgatatcctcgggGTGTGAtggaagacctatgggccccgggtgccagacgacctatagctacgccactgcttacgCACCTTCTCTTCGTCCCGCATGGCCACCTTGACGGCGTTCACGTAGAGCACCACGTGGCGGCCCACCTCGCCGGACTCGGCCAGGTACTGCAGGCACTTTGAGATGAGCGCCCGGATGCGCAGCTTGTACGCGCAGCGGTACACGTCCGTCACGTTCTGGCACGTGATGCGGATGCTGCCCAGGTACATGTAGGAGCGCAGCGCCTCGAACGCCGACGGCGACACGCCCTCGAGCTCGACCTTGATGCGCTGCTCGGTGCCGAT contains:
- the LOC139051043 gene encoding beta-scruin-like isoform X3, with amino-acid sequence MPASRQWAIQQQQRFSTLPKRFLFAQVAFQFLVEHFDNVMRCREFLDLTAAELCTILRSDVLGTRNELNVYMAALAWLDHEYERRRGLEEQVLECVRFPLMDEATLMRCFLPPVCPSAAVNATVKLSIVKAIFTHLAAQRNRDDLAHEYRSRPRTYLAEDGPAIDWDANGVVKNFEKCSYTRENQALRHDAATCIQDTYRRHRGWPLRSVLPRLDSEMGAAETAYAEFVPTWVDSSESLSTKVRRDASQDMQVDLTPYEAQLDLVTRCQAWVRRFLALRHYKRVHARVRPLVELEAVLDEDDPYQHFLVRHPGSRSVPGVTWDSYPSRTLPWHAGALQDPDCAVVLLLGGVEPAKSHELATGCAMLRYHPLKRELTRCGRLPQPRHNHTAAYLDGCVYLVGGFDMRNTHLAIKYATRTCFRMPLEESGAGRWERVADMNHARCNHATVAMGHKLYAVAGQDEFDRFLASVEIYDPAQDQWTECPVPLCCKMSACGAALHAGNLHIAGGVVQSRRRTDKVFLVPSVEQWDSACQRWLREAAQLPSGRGSLALVSYMDQLFAVGGLTRGEDCLLDVTADVLWYDAKRGLWRPAAPLPQPRHSACVVNADDAILLFGGLVNANQTEASADVLAYGFRQDLWEPAARLPCGTTGFAAVVLPRLKRPNAH
- the LOC139051043 gene encoding kelch-like protein 40b isoform X1; its protein translation is MPASRQWAIQQQQRFSTLPKRFLFAQWVSAVARRRSLPCAAPFGGCVVRGRQASTSAGRLGSAMASETIPSGEPDVVVCIKGSEFLAHKEILMAASPYLRDILHEIGTEQRIKVELEGVSPSAFEALRSYMYLGSIRITCQNVTDVYRCAYKLRIRALISKCLQYLAESGEVGRHVVLYVNAVKVAMRDEEKVAFQFLVEHFDNVMRCREFLDLTAAELCTILRSDVLGTRNELNVYMAALAWLDHEYERRRGLEEQVLECVRFPLMDEATLMRCFLPPVCPSAAVNATVKLSIVKAIFTHLAAQRNRDDLAHEYRSRPRTYLAEDGPAIDWDANGVVKNFEKCSYTRENQALRHDAATCIQDTYRRHRGWPLRSVLPRLDSEMGAAETAYAEFVPTWVDSSESLSTKVRRDASQDMQVDLTPYEAQLDLVTRCQAWVRRFLALRHYKRVHARVRPLVELEAVLDEDDPYQHFLVRHPGSRSVPGVTWDSYPSRTLPWHAGALQDPDCAVVLLLGGVEPAKSHELATGCAMLRYHPLKRELTRCGRLPQPRHNHTAAYLDGCVYLVGGFDMRNTHLAIKYATRTCFRMPLEESGAGRWERVADMNHARCNHATVAMGHKLYAVAGQDEFDRFLASVEIYDPAQDQWTECPVPLCCKMSACGAALHAGNLHIAGGVVQSRRRTDKVFLVPSVEQWDSACQRWLREAAQLPSGRGSLALVSYMDQLFAVGGLTRGEDCLLDVTADVLWYDAKRGLWRPAAPLPQPRHSACVVNADDAILLFGGLVNANQTEASADVLAYGFRQDLWEPAARLPCGTTGFAAVVLPRLKRPNAH
- the LOC139051043 gene encoding kelch-like protein 40b isoform X2 → MASETIPSGEPDVVVCIKGSEFLAHKEILMAASPYLRDILHEIGTEQRIKVELEGVSPSAFEALRSYMYLGSIRITCQNVTDVYRCAYKLRIRALISKCLQYLAESGEVGRHVVLYVNAVKVAMRDEEKVAFQFLVEHFDNVMRCREFLDLTAAELCTILRSDVLGTRNELNVYMAALAWLDHEYERRRGLEEQVLECVRFPLMDEATLMRCFLPPVCPSAAVNATVKLSIVKAIFTHLAAQRNRDDLAHEYRSRPRTYLAEDGPAIDWDANGVVKNFEKCSYTRENQALRHDAATCIQDTYRRHRGWPLRSVLPRLDSEMGAAETAYAEFVPTWVDSSESLSTKVRRDASQDMQVDLTPYEAQLDLVTRCQAWVRRFLALRHYKRVHARVRPLVELEAVLDEDDPYQHFLVRHPGSRSVPGVTWDSYPSRTLPWHAGALQDPDCAVVLLLGGVEPAKSHELATGCAMLRYHPLKRELTRCGRLPQPRHNHTAAYLDGCVYLVGGFDMRNTHLAIKYATRTCFRMPLEESGAGRWERVADMNHARCNHATVAMGHKLYAVAGQDEFDRFLASVEIYDPAQDQWTECPVPLCCKMSACGAALHAGNLHIAGGVVQSRRRTDKVFLVPSVEQWDSACQRWLREAAQLPSGRGSLALVSYMDQLFAVGGLTRGEDCLLDVTADVLWYDAKRGLWRPAAPLPQPRHSACVVNADDAILLFGGLVNANQTEASADVLAYGFRQDLWEPAARLPCGTTGFAAVVLPRLKRPNAH